The proteins below are encoded in one region of Phaseolus vulgaris cultivar G19833 chromosome 1, P. vulgaris v2.0, whole genome shotgun sequence:
- the LOC137813911 gene encoding uncharacterized protein isoform X4 → MLKLHLRPTIFHNFLRMISPCSESTLHLVLRLRGGIIKPSLILARSVTKIRLFVAMHDPVIFLTPGSSTHEIVPVYKGYVIEVNGMTNNFLRNISTLLLQLVVHYSHFRGWTSR, encoded by the exons ATGCTCAAACTCCATTTGCGGCCAACGATTTTTCACAACTTCCTCCGTATGATAAGCCCTTGCTCAG AGTCAACATTGCATCTTGTTTTAAGGCTTCGTGGTGGTATTATTAAGCCATCTTTGATATTGGCCAGAAGTGTAACCAAGATAAGATTATTTGTTGCAA TGCATGACCCAGTTATTTTTCTCACCCCAGGGAGCTCTACCCAT GAAATTGTCCCTGTTTATAAAGGGTATGTTATTGAAGTGAATGGTATGACAAATAATTTCCTGCGAAATATATCAACATTGCTTCTTCAATTGGTGGTCCACTATAGCCATTTCAGAG